The sequence GGACCTACAATTACTGTCTTGTCTCCAAAGCTTTTGATCGATCCTCTTGTTTCCCCTTGTCTTGCTTCTCTCCACCATCGTCTACGCCAGCATCATTCCACCCTCTTCTCTTTTTCGCCAACACCCGAACATCTCTGTTCAGCATGTTCTTCTCCAAGGCTGTTTCGTCCGTTATGGGCGCCACCGTCCTTGCCGCTGCAGCGGTATCGGCGCAAGCTTCATCCTCGGTCCCCGCATTCACCTACGGTACTGCCAACCCCGACTACCCTGGTGTCAAGTCAACCAACAGGAACGGACCCACCAATCCCTCGACACCTCAGCTCAACACGCCCATCAACCAGACCTCGGTCTCGCGTCTTGCTTCCATCAATTCCATCGACGACTGGTGCACTTTTGCTCCTCCCGGAACTGGTCAGCCGCTTGCCGATGTCGAGGAGATCACAGTCGCCTACTGCACCAAGCCTCGTAACAACGCACGCGTCATCCCCGACGGTACCGTTACCGGTGCTCACTTTGTCAAGACGCCACTCTACGTGCAGCTGATGGCCGTCGGTGATTTCACCAGCATCGGCTTCATGGCCGGCGACGAGGGGGGAGAGCTCGATCCGCACGGTGCCACCAACATGGGCAACCCCGTCGGTGGCAATGTCACCTCCAACGTCTCGGGTCAAGACGTTTTTTACGAGGAGTGGATGAACTACGCTTCGGCCAACCAGATCTGCTTCCGTGTCTGCATCGCCGGAAGCGAGCAGGCGCCCACTGCGCTCGAGTGCCAGCACACGCTCGATGTCATGGGTTGTAATTTTGTCATGCCGGGCAACTATGCCGACAACGTATTCGAGACGTGCGACGGCGACTCTGCCTACCCTCCTGGTCTCTACCCGGACGGCAACGGTCAGACTTCGACGTTTGTCCAGTTCTTCACCGGCGACTACACCGTCGATGGCACCGTCTACTCGTACACCAACGGGGCTGCTGACCAGACAACTCCTCAGGCTGCCTACTCGACACCTGCCACCTCCAACTGCCagaccacctcgaccatcGCTAACGgcatcaagtcgatcgTCCCTTCCACTTCCGCTGTGccctcctccacctcgtcttcgtcagCTGCAAAGGTCACCAgcaccaagtcgagctcttccgGCTCCGGATCCAGCTCGGGTTCCTCGGGTTCCTCGGGCTCCTCGGGCTCGTCTGGCTCGTCAGGTTCTTCCGGCTCTTCAGGTTCTTCCGGCTCGTCAGGCTCGGGCTCTTCTGCTGCGGCGAGCAGCGGCGCATCCAAGCTGGCCAACAGCGCTTCCGtttccgcttccgccgcGATTGCGCTGATCGCTATGATCGCTGGCGCCATGATGCTCTAATCATCTGCCCATGACCGCGTTACACACCACATATCCATGGTCTACCTTGTCTATAGCCCTCTTGGTGTCGCGTCACGTCAAACCACAAAGACGATGACCAAGCACCATTGTGAATTCTTTTTCACTTTTCGCCTTGTGCTCCTGCAGGATCATGCTCTCTACTAGGGCTCGTGAATCTCGACCACGCATGCTCCTCTTTTCCATTTGTTACCCTCATTTCGTCAGTTTCGCCCACATACACTCGTTGACAGTTTCGATTCGTGCCTCGTCGGGCTTCTCGTTATCCGGGCTGAAACGCCTGCATACCTTGTTCGCATTCTCTTGGGCGTGAGTGTAAAGTGTGATCTGCGCCACAACGGCTCGTCCGGTCGACTCGATTGCACATTGTGAGATCTGCACTGCAAAGCCGCTGAAAGGGCGATTTAAGATTGCtcttgatgacgagcacAAGCGCGTGTGATAGGTAGAGCGTAACCTTGACGctttgctgttgctgtgctggACAAGTcacaggcacgagggtcgtgagtgagtgtgattcgtgaattcaaAATGTGAGATTTGAGACTCGCCGTTGCTTTCCCTTTTTTTGGCCTTTCTTCTTACCCTTCTCCACATCCCAAGTGGCTTCGAGTAGTTCTCTTGCACTCACATACATACCCACCCTCTCGACCAACGGCTTATCGGCCTGCGGGTTTCCCATTCGTCCCTACCATGTGTGCGCAATAGACGAGGTGCAGCATCGTTGTGCACAAGAACAGTGCTCTCGCACAGCCTCAAAAACACTGAGCCCTCCTCACCCCGACTCCACCGCGGCCTTGCATTGCACGTTGGTCGAGAAGCACAAAGACCGATTTGGCCAGTCATCGTTCGCTGTTCTCGGTCACACCAAAAGTCTTTGCATATCATGTTGCTCTCGAGACGCATAGCTACGAGATCCGGCGCTGTTTCGCGTCACCTCGCAGCAAGAATACAGGTTACTGCTTTGCGCGAAACAAGACCACATCTACAGTCAGGCTTCCATTCATCATCAAaaacagcagcatccacaGTACTGGTATCCGAAACAAGGAGTCCGCAAGCGTACGTCTCTCTATCAACGAATCCGTGGTTCAACTTGGCATTCGAAGACCACCTGTTTCGCAGCGTCGACCCCTCGATACCTATCTGCTTTCTCTATCGCAACTCTCCCTGCGTCGTAGTGGGACGTAATCAGAACCCATGGAAGGAGCTCAATGCCACGGCTATGCGATCCATCGGACTCCCCATGGTGCGACGTCGCTCTGGCGGAGGCACCGTCTATCACGACCTGGGAAACACCAACTACTCGTTCCACATTCCACGCGATGACTTTGACCGGCGAACGCACGCCGAGCTCGTAGCTCGCGCGCTCAACGCTGCACCCGTAGGACTGCATCTTTCGCGCACCGATCTAGCTCGAAGTGATGTGGGAGCCTACGTCAACGGCAGGAACGACATTTGCATCCGAGTCAAGCGCGGCTTTGATCGAAActcgacgaccaagacgcaagcgcaagcggACCAGCTCGGGTTTGAAGAGCGCAAAGTATCAGGGAGCGCATACAAGTTGGTCAACAAGCGCGCATACCACCATGGAACCATGCTTCTCTCTGCTAGCTTGCGCAGTCTCGGTAGCTCGCTGCGCAACGACCGCGGTGAATTGCTCGTCACCAAAGGCGTGGCGTCGGTACCTGCGCCCGTGGCCAACTTGACAGATGCGTTTCCAGATCGAACTGCCATGCTCAGCCACGAGATGTTTGTACAAGCGGTGGTTGCCGAATTCCACCGCACGTATCCGGACGGCTGCTCGACCGCTGCTGCGGTACAAGTGGACGAATCGTGTCTGGACGCGCCGCAACTCAACCAAGGCAGGTGGAAGTTGAAGGAAAACTTTGACGAACTGCAGAGTTGGGATTGGGTGTTTGGACAGACGCCTGAATTCACGCATCGCGTATCGATGTACGACGCTTCAGAGCTGGATTCTTCGCAGAGCCGCGGTTGGGGTCCGTTCTCAGTCGAGATCCATTCCAAGGAAGGCGTCGTGTTAGATGCGAAGCTGGTCGAAGCACGATTTGACGATGGAGCGGTGGAAAGGGAGGTGCAAGCATTGATCCAGGGTTTGCAAGGGAGAAGGTACGATGATCTGGCGCTACCGCCTCCATGGTTTCCTcagtcgtcatcgtcgtcagcgGCAGCAACTGTTGTCGATTCAGCTACAGCGATACGcgcggaagaggagccaAACATCCGCGCCAAACTGTTCCACTGGCTGCGCACCGTGCTGTAGAATCAGAGCACATCCGAACATGCTTCCatctcattcacgattctcgtCGTTACCAACTGCCCAAAGGATGAGCATCTGCATTCGACTCAACAGCGAGAGCCAAAACgctgaatcgtgaatgctcaCAGAGCTACAagtcagagtcgtgagtgtgtgcaATATTCGTTCACAAAGTCCGCAAGACTGTATCGTAGCTTTTTAGCCGCTTTCTAGTGGCAGCGACTCGTGGTAACTTTGCCACAAGCGAGACCAACAACACATGCTGGGAgggggttttttttttctcttttcTGCTCCTTTCTTTTCGCATCGGCATCTCCGCCTTTTCACCTCGATCGGCACACCTCTTCGCTACACTTCACGCTGCCGAATACAGTGTTGCTGCCGAGTCGGCTCTCATCCGAACTGATGGTCATTCGATAGAGAACTCAGCTGTCCACTCTGGTGGAACCGTTTGATCTTGAAATGGGAGCATCCTCCTCTCCCCCAATATCACATATAATCAATCCCAACTTATCATTAGAAAAATAGTTGTTAAGAATTAAAACCTGAGAGGAAAACGGGGTGAGGCTCGGCGTCCAAGTGCACTtctgactcacgactcacatGACTGTGCGATTTGATTGACGCTGCATGACTAGTGACTTGGCAACCTAACCGTGAACTAACTTAAATTATTGTAATCGTGAGTTTCCAACGCAAACGTGCAACACACAGCTCTGTTGCTCGCTTAGATGCGTCGATAGCAACGCGCCCTACACAGAACccacgctgctgctgttggctgTCGGCATGGATCCCTACAGTACCGTTCACGGCTTGCATCTCTTTTCAtcgtcaccatcaacgTCGACCTTTACTTTATCGACATCACAGCCTCTCGTCTCACCTTTGACTCAGTCCATTGTCTTTCCCATACACTCCTTTTTCGTTCACGTTCAGCGCACATTTCGCCGTTCGCTCCGAAGCTGGTTCTTCGGAGATCCACAAGCTCCATCGTTCCCATTGTCACGCCCACTCTTGGCCTCTTGACTGACGTTGAGCCTCTCGTCATTTACCGTCTCATTGACTCGGACCTACTTGATTCAAATCACCAGCTTCGACTTGGCCATCGCTCGTATAAACCTATTCCAACAATGCGTCGCTCTCATCCGACCGCGTTTCTCTTGAAAAAGCGCGACGGCTGTGCGGTCTGCAACAACATCGCCCCTTGCCCAGTTTGCGCCGCTGGTCAACAATGTCAACAGATCTTTCGCTCTTCCTGCCAAGACTGTCCTGTCAACAAGTGCGTCGCCATCCCCGGATACGCGGCGcacaagagcagcaactcGTCTGCTTTGGGAGGCGGTCTTGCAGCCCTCTTCATCGTAGCGCTCGCAGCCGCGGTTggcttctgcttctggaAGCGCCTCAAAGCCAAACGTCGTCTCGCTTTGCATCAGGATGCTATGGAACGACGCGAAAAGCTGCGCAACGAAAAGCAAGCCATCACCCTCCAGCTTGGTGGTGGCGCCCAAAAACCTCGCACTTCTGACGCTCCCAATTCGGCGTTTGCCATTATCGATGCGGATGACCTGGACAACGATACCGAGTATACTCAGGTGACAGGCGTGCTGAACAACGACAAGGGTGGCCTGGGCTCGCTGGCTGAGCCCACCGCTTTCAGGCGCAAATCGTTTGGCGCGGCGACCCACCTTTCCAGAATCACGGAAGgcgccgaggaggaggaggaagaagatTCGCACGCGAGTGCAGCTGATGGCTCGGTGCCAGCCACGAATCGCAAACGCAACACGGTCGCGTCGATTCAGTCGAGCGCTCGATCGCTTACTAGCGGCGCTGGTCCCAGGGTCAGTATCGGCTCTGGCACAagcagctttggctcgcACAACATCATTCCGATCGCTTTCAAGCCTTCGGCTACCGCGTATGGCGCTTCTTTCGAGGATGCAAGTGCgggtgatggtggatcTCTAGCCGACTCTCCATCCATCTCACCACTCGTTCTACCCTCCACCGCTCACCGCGCCACGGGCGCGCCCGTGGTGCAAGTCAACACTTTGCGTCTGGGTCCAGTTCGACCCACGCGCGCGCCCGACCTGAACCTTCGCATCCCGGACTCGTCGCAACCTCATCGACCCACCAACTCGTCGCCGCTCGCTCAATCGCAGCtgcaaccgcaaccgcacTCGGCgcccagcagcaccacttCTTACGCagaccaagaccaagccGCATACGACTTTATGTCGATTGACCCCGTCGACACACTCAAGGCCTCGGCTGCGTACTCTCGCTCCGACCGACCACTTTCGAGCGCGACGATCAACACGATTGGTTCGACGCATTCGGGGAGCCTGTCGTACGTGCTGTCGGCACCACAGGTGATCACGCCGGTCAGTGCGGAAGGCGTAAGAAGGGTGCAGGTGGAGAAGGGGGGTAAGGCGCAGTTGGTCAAAGTGCCGAGTCTGAAACGCAAGCCGGTTCCCACGGATCCGTTCAAAGATCCTCAGGAGGAGACGGAACTCGCTCCGCCTCACTCGAACCGGTTCGGCGGGCGAGCGCGAGGAGGCGATCGAACATCGACTGTCtcggcgtcgacgttgggCATCCCGTTCGGGGAAACGCCGTTCGGCACAATTCAACCGCCGCCACACCAGACTTCGCCaagcgatgcagccgagcGATCCTCCTGGTTGGGCACGGGCGCCAGTTCGACAGATAGCGCCGTGCAGACGCGCGCCAACGATCCGTTCCAGGACCCTGCGCCTCCGTCTGAAGGCGCTCTCGCTAGGCGTTCCGACGAATGCACTTGACTGGGCGATCTCATCTTGCTACGTCATTTTGGGTGGATGTCAGTGCTGCACAGCACAACATGCGCTCCACAGGGCCACATGTGCCGAATAACTTAGGTAGAGTGCGAGTAACTTGGGCGAAATGGCATGCAGTCTGGGACGTTTCGCTCAGCCGTTGGACTTGGTgatcaagtcgtgagtgtgcgtGAGTGTGCGTGAGAGTCCGTGAGGAATGGCAGGCGAGATTAAGGGTAGCGTGAGGTAACTATGTACAGGATGGGGAAAGGGGAGCGAGGGAAAGGGGATGGGATTGGGCATGTGGCTagtcgaggtggagggATTCGGC is a genomic window of Mycosarcoma maydis chromosome 10, whole genome shotgun sequence containing:
- a CDS encoding uncharacterized protein (related to lipoyltransferase), translating into MLLSRRIATRSGAVSRHLAARIQVTALRETRPHLQSGFHSSSKTAASTVLVSETRSPQAYVSLSTNPWFNLAFEDHLFRSVDPSIPICFLYRNSPCVVVGRNQNPWKELNATAMRSIGLPMVRRRSGGGTVYHDLGNTNYSFHIPRDDFDRRTHAELVARALNAAPVGLHLSRTDLARSDVGAYVNGRNDICIRVKRGFDRNSTTKTQAQADQLGFEERKVSGSAYKLVNKRAYHHGTMLLSASLRSLGSSLRNDRGELLVTKGVASVPAPVANLTDAFPDRTAMLSHEMFVQAVVAEFHRTYPDGCSTAAAVQVDESCLDAPQLNQGRWKLKENFDELQSWDWVFGQTPEFTHRVSMYDASELDSSQSRGWGPFSVEIHSKEGVVLDAKLVEARFDDGAVEREVQALIQGLQGRRYDDLALPPPWFPQSSSSSAAATVVDSATAIRAEEEPNIRAKLFHWLRTVL